The DNA segment ATGGTAAGCATTCACTTGTCATAACTGGCTCTTATAACTAAATCAATAAAAAATAGCCCAACACTTTGAAATATTGGGCTATTTTCTTTCATATTGCAGTGTTTGTTTAGGAGTTCTTCAACTTAGAAGCTCTTCAACACGCTGGCTAATAAATCAATACGTGGCTTAATAGAATCAATCAACAAATTTTCTTGATCATACGTCAATGGGCGTTGCGCGACTGTCCCTTCTGGAAAAACCGTATCCATGTGACCACTGAGCATCACATCATAGACTTCGGTATTCGGCTTATTGGTAATTTCAAGACACGGGCCGGCTTTATCATCAATATGATGACGAGTAACAGTAAAACCAATTTGCTCAAACATTGGGGTAAGAATACCAGCAATTTTCGCAACACCTCGTGGCGTACGTGTACCACAGTCAACATTCACTAAGGCTTCTAATTGCTTAATATAAGTTTGCACATCAAACTGTTGAGACATTTTCATTCTCCTAAAAAGTAAAAAGCCCACAAGATCGTGAGCTTTTAGAATTAATAATGTGGATTAAGATGCCATCATAGGTACAAGGAATACCGTACCAATAATTACCGTGGCAAGACCACAAACGACAGGAATAAAGGTACGCTTAACCACTTCAAATGGGTTCACTTGACCCATACCTGCAGTGGCAACGATCACACCGGAGACTGGTGAAATGGTGCGACCTAGATTAGACGCCTGTAGCATTGGAATGATCAAGAACGCAGGGTTAATGCCCATTTTCGCCGCCAATGATGGTGCAAGTTCAACGAATGCATAGAAAGACGCATTACCTGAACCCGTTGCAATTGAAGCTGCCACCGTAATACCTGTAAGAAGAAGCATTAGAGCGACAGCACCCGCACCCGCGTTATCCGCAAGGCCTAGCAATGTATCAATCGCACCAACAGACATTAAACCTTGAGCGAATAGACCTGCCCCCACCAATAGCATTACCACGCCTTTAAATGCATCCGCCATACCTTGGTAGCAGACTTCAAGGTCATCCACTGCACGCTTACCATCAAAACGCGTTGAAATGTAGTGCACCACCGCACCAATGAAGATAGATAACACAACGATTGTGTAGATATCTAAAGTCATACCAGGAATGGTTTGGCCGTTAAATAAGAACACGCCCACGATAGGTAAGAATGGCAGAATTGAGTAGTAAGCTGGAGCGCTTGCATCAATGTGAGAAACATCCACTTTTTCCATTGGTGTATTGTCTTTCTTATCTAGGTACTTATTCCAGAAGAAAGCCGCTACTGCCATCACAACGATTGCCGAGATCGACACCGGAAGCACCGTTTCAACCGCAAACACGTGCAGAGGAATGCCCGATTTTTGCGCCGCGATCACCACATCACCCGATGTTGGAGACAAGATAATTGCAGCGGGTGAAGCACACACTGCCACCGCCGCAGGGCGAGAAATCCCCATCGCCGTCATCATTGGGAAAAGAGTGGCCATCAATAGCACGCCAAGACCCGTTGCAGAACTTACAGCGAGAGACATCAAGCAGGCCACGATGTAAGCGGCGACCAACAAAATGTAAGGTGATTTTATAAAGGCAAGAGGTTTTGAAAACTGTTTTACAACGATGTTGTTAGCACCAATATGCGTCATGTAAGAAGCGAAACCACACAACAGCATGATCTGTAGACCTAAACCACCGTTATAATTTTGCAGGGTCGTTTTCAAAAAGAATAGAGCGTCAGTAAAGAAGTTACCGGTTGATTCCATGCCGGCTGGTAGTACAGAGTGACCTAGAGGTTTAGCTAGAAGGAGTAATAATGTACCCGCCGTCAACAGCACGCCAGTTGGCTTATAACCTTTTACGATGAAGTAACCTACCGCAATGGTCACGATAAGGCCAATAGAGAGTTCTAACATAGTGTGTTGCCTTTTTATGAATGATCAATACCAAACAGATATCGTCACATTGATTTTTAATGGCAAGCAAATTACCAAAAGGCAAAACAACAAATATTAATCTCTATCAATTTTTGTGCTTGTAGCGCTAAATTTTGGTGCCTCAGTTTCGCTTTATTGACATTTTTAGCTTTAAAAGCCTGAGGCAGCCGAATTTTAATACAAGAACGGGTTGTTTCCTGAATTTTTTTATGGTTTTAATGGAACGCGAGTAAAAGCATGGTTACCGCACTGTATACACGGCGTGATCTCACATGGATGGCTGTATTCTTGTCGATGGCCACATTTTTCACACACCAAAGCCCCCAAGCCAATCACATCACCGACTTCATATAGCCCTTTGTGTTCTATGTCTTGAAATACTTCCATCCATTCAATTTGCGTTTTATCTGTGATGTCCAACAAACCTTCCCAAATGGATTCCGAAATCACATCACGGAACGGATCGTTTTCAATCGCTTCTTTATCTTTCTTGTAATTATCAGAAAACTCTTTGAGATCGGACTTCACGTATTCCGCCATCAGAGCCCATTCATCCTTGGTCATGTCCTTAGTGGCTTGCCACATTTGTCTTGGCGTTTCGAACCACTTATCCATTTCTTCAGGCGTGTGCTTTAAGCTCTCAATGACATGTTCAAGGACCTTTTTATAATCTTGATTACGCTTTGTCATCCGCATCTCCTTTCTGTCTAGTCACTCACAGGGTCACATTTGCTATTGTTGAGCGCAACCCCTTTAAGGTATTCTATGCTGATCAAGTATTATCGGGTTTAACCGATCTCACAAATCTACGATAACCGGACATCATCGATGCAAGAGCATAAAGTGAAATTAGCAGAACAGTATCATCCGCAAGATATTGAGCCTAAGGTTCAACAATATTGGGATAACAATAAAACATTTGAAGTAACTGAAGATCCAAGCAAAGAAAAATTCTACTGCTTGTCGATGTTCCCTTACCCAAGTGGCCGACTGCACATGGGCCATGTTCGTAATTACACCATCGGTGATGTAGTTTCTCGCTACCAACGGCTTCAAGGCAAAAACGTAATGCAACCGATCGGTTGGGATGCGTTCGGCCTTCCTGCTGAAAATGCGGCAGTAAAAAACAAAACTGCACCTGCGCCATGGACTTACGAAAATATCGAGTACATGAAAAACCAACTTAAACTATTAGGTTTTGGTTACGATTGGAAACGTGAGTTCGCGACCTGTACGCCAGAATACTACCGTTGGGAACAAGAGTTCTTCACTAAACTGTATGAAAAAGGCTTAGTCTACAAGAAGACATCTTCAGTTAACTGGTGTCCAAATGACATGACCGTGCTTGCCAACGAACAAGTTGAAGACGGCTGTTGCTGGCGCTGTGACACTCCTGTAGAACAAAAAGAAATTCCACAGTGGTTCATTAAAATCACGGAATATGCACAAGAACTATTAGACGATTTAGATAACCTAGACGGTTGGCCTGAAATGGTAAAAACCATGCAGCGCAACTGGATCGGCCGTTCTGAAGGCGTTGAGCTAACCTTTAAAGTCAACGGTCAAGCGGATCTTGAAGTCTACACCACTCGTCCTGACACATTGATGGGTGTCACTTACGTGGGTATCGCGGCAGGCCACCCTCTTGCTGCTATTGCTGCACAAAATAATCCTAAGCTCGCGGCATTCATCGACGAGTGTAAAAACACCAAAGTCGCTGAAGCAGAACTGGCGACTATGGAAAAGAAAGGCATGGACACAGGTCTCACTGCCATTCATCCATTAAACGGCAAAGAAGTGCCAGTATATGTGGCTAACTTCGTGTTAATGGATTACGGCACAGGCGCTGTAATGGCAGTACCTGCGCACGATCAACGTGACTTCGAATTCGCAACAAAATACGGCCTCAACATTGAAGCAGTAATTTTAGATGAAGAAGGCAACCAGCCGGACGTATCAGAAGCGGCTTATACTGAAAAAGGCAACCTATTCAACTCTGGTGAATTTGATGGTCTTGATTTCCAAGCTGCGTTTGATGCGATTGCAGCGAAATTAGAAAGCGAAGGCAAAGGTAAGAAAACCGTTAACTTCCGTCTACGTGACTGGGGTGTATCTCGTCAACGTTACTGGGGCGCACCAATTCCAATGGTGACCACCGACGATGGCGAAGTACACCCGGTTCCAGCTGACCAACTGCCTGTGATCTTGCCTGAAGATGTGGTCATGGATGGCGTGACTAGCCCAATTAAAGCCGATAAAGCCTGGGCAGAAACCACATTTAATGGCGAACATGCGCTACGCGAAACCGACACCTTTGATACCTTCATGGAATCATCTTGGTACTACGCGCGTTACTGTTCACCACAAGCAGACGATATATTAGATCCAGAAAAAGCCAACTACTGGCTACCTGTTGATCAATACATCGGTGGTATCGAGCACGCTTGTATGCACCTATTGTATTCTCGTTTCTTCCATAAATTACTGCGTGATGCAGGTTATGTGAAATCAGACGAACCATTTAAGCAACTACTTTGCCAAGGCATGGTATTAGCCGATGCGTTCTATCACACCAACGAGAAAGGCACCAAAGAGTGGATTTCTCCGACGGATGTAACGGTTGAGCGTGATGGTAAAGGCCGTATCGAGAAAGCAGTCGATAACCAAGGTCGCAACGTTGAGCACTCAGGCATGATCAAAATGTCTAAGTCGAAAAACAACGGTATCGATCCACAAGAAATGGTCGATAAATACGGCGCAGATACCGTGCGTCTATTTATGATGTTCGCCTCTCCAGCTGACATGACACTTGAATGGCAAGAGTCTGGTGTGGAAGGAGCAAACCGCTTCCTACGTCGTGTCTGGAAACTGGTTGGCGATCACACTGAAAAAGGTGACGTTGAAGCATTAGATGTATCAGCGTTAACTGGCGATCAGAAAGCATTACGTCGTGATGTTCATAAAACCATCGCAAAAGTGAGTGATGATGTTGGCCGTCGCCAAACGTTCAACACCGCGATTGCCGCTATCATGGAATTAATGAATAAACTAGGCAAAGCGCCACAAGATAATGCGCAAGATCGCGCCATTCTTGATGAAGCATTAAAAGCCGTAGTTCGCATGCTTTACCCTATTACTCCACATATTTGTCACGAATTGTGGAACGCATTAGGTGAATCGGATGTCGATAGCTGTGAATGGCCAACTTTTGATGAAAAAGCACTGGTTGAAGATGAAAAGCTGATCATTGTTCAAGTGAACGGTAAGTTACGTGCGAAATTAACCGTACCAGCGGATATCAGCAAAGACGATATTGAAGCCATGGGCCTAAGTGATGAAAATGTCACTAAGTTCACTGAAGGTTTGACTGTTCGTAAAGTGATTTACGTACCAGGCAAACTGTTAAATATCGTTGCGAACTAATTTCACAATTAGCCGTAGCAAGTTACACTTCAAAGCGTAAATGGGCATAGCGTCCATTTACGCTTATCTTATGAGCTTTCATAACAAGTTATCGACAGAGTTCATAAGATAAGCATTAACGCATTCATTTATTGATTTATTAGAGGTATTCCTTAGTGGCAACATTGTTTTCTCGCACTCAGTTACGTTTGCTCGCCATTATCACTCTCGCCATGATGACCTCAGCTTGTGGCTTCCATTTCCGTGGCAGCTATTTGCTTCCCGATGAAGTCTCAACCATTTCAGTATCCAGTTTTGATAGCTACAGCCAAATCACTCGTGATGTAAAAAATCAGCTGCGTTTTAATGGTGTTGATGTTGTCCCACCAGCCTCTGATGTACCGAACCTCTATTTAATCAGTGAGTCGGATAGTGACAACAGCTCAGATCGCACCTTATCGCTTTATCAAAACTCGCGTGCGGCGGAAAAGGAACTACGTTACGTCGTATCTTATCGTGTGACCGTTCCGGGTTACGACCCAAAAACGTTCCGCGTCAACATCACCCGTAGCTACTTAGACAACCCACTCGCTGCTCTGGCGAAGTCGGTGGAACGTGACATGTTATGGGATGAAATGCGTGAACAAGCCGCTGAACAAATTATTCGTCAAATGGCACGTTTAAAAGCGCAGCTCGCGGTGACGCCATCTGAAAATAATGAGATGCAAGACTTCCCAACCGATGTGGATACTCAAACTGAAACCACAGATCTGGGCGATGGTGTACAACAAACTATTACTACGGACGAAGTATCAGCCGATAGTAAAGACTCATCAGCGACAGCATCTGAGACAGAGACACCATAACGCTCATGCGAATTTTTGCTGACAAACTGGCTGACAATCTATCTCGACACTCGTTCCCCGTTTACTTATTAATGGGGAATGAACCTCTATTGCTGCAAGAAAGCAAAGATATGCTTTACCAGCAAGCCAAAAAGCAAGGTTTCTTAGATAAGCAACGTTTCACATTAGATAAACAAGTCGATTGGAATGACATCTTTGATTGCTGCCAGGCGCTGAGTTTGTTCTCTAACCAGCAAATCATTGAGCTCGAGATCCCCGAAGCCGGAGTTTCAGCCGCAGCAGGCAAAGAGCTAGTCAACCTATCGACCATGCTCAATCCGGATATTTTGCTCGTCGTGATAGGCAACAAACTTACACGCGCTCAAGAAAGCACCAAATGGTTTAAGGCATTGCATCAAAATGGCTTACTTGTCAGTTGCAACAGCCCAGAGCTACGTCAATTGCCACAATTTGTACAACAACGTTGCAAAAAGCTCAAACTGACTCCTGATGCAGAAGCGGTACAAATGCTTGCGCAGTGGCATGAGGGCAACTTGCTCGCCTTAGCACAAAGCTTAGAAAAACTCGCACTACTCTACCCTGATGGCAAACTTACCATGCCAAGAGTCGAAGCTGCGTTAAGTCGCCATAACCATTTTACGCCATTTCAATGGACAGACGCTCTCCTTGCAGGACAAGCCAAACGTGCACAACGCATATTGCGTCAACTGCAAGCGGAAGGACAGGAAGCGGTTATATTGCTTCGTACCTTGCAAAAAGAGTTAATTATTTTAATTGAAATGCGAATGGCTTTTGAACAAGGCCAAGCGTTGGGCAAGATTTTCGACCAGCATCGAATCTGGCAAAATAAGCGCCCATTGTACAGCGCTGCGCTGCAACGGTTAACTTTGTCGCAAATCAAACGTCAAGTTCATAGCTTGTGCGCACTTGAATTATCAGTCAAAACCACCTTTGACCAAGATCCGTGGCCCAAAATCAGCCAACTATCGATTGAGTTATGCCTGCCCAATGTTCGGCTCCCTCTCTCTGCACCATTGTGAGACTAGGCATATAGATAACAATCCATTAGGAAAAAGCGGCACGCTTGTTGTCACTTGGGTATAAATGGCAATCATCTTGTAAATAACACAGACAGAGTGTAAATAACGTTGAGCTGTCCTTTTCAAAAACTCAGTTTCTACATACCATAAAGAAACAAATACATCATTTAACAACCTATAAACCAGTTTAAGAGGCAATACTTTGCAATTAAATGAATTAAAAGATTTTCTTGCTGATAAAGCAGATGATATGAAAGCGGAAAACATCATTACTCTCGATGTGAAAGGAAAATCAAGTGTCACAGATTACATGATCGTCTGCACTGGCACATCAAAACGTCATGTTGCCTCGATCGCCGATAACGTAGCGAAAGAAGCAAAAATCGCCGGCATCGAACCACTCGGTATTGACGGTGAAACCGAAGGTGAATGGGTTGTCGTTGACATGGGCTCTGTCATGGTTCACATCATGCAAGAAGCACCACGAGATCTCTACCAATTAGAGAAACTTTGGGGATAAACCTCTCAGTCACAAGTTTAAATGCGAAATAAGCCAGCAAGCAGCCGAGAAGTACACTGGAGAGAAATGTGAAAATTCAACTAATCGCGGTCGGAACCAAAATGCCCAAATGGGTTGAAGAAGGTTTTCGTGAATATCAACGGCGCTTCCCAAGCGATATGCCTTTTGACTTGATTGAGATCCCTGCAGGCAAGCGTGGAAAAAATGCTGACATTGTGAGAATTTTACAAAAAGAAGGCGAAGCAATGCTGGCCGCCGTCCCTAAAGGTAATCGCATTGTGACGCTTGATATCCCAGGAAAACGCTGGGATACCAACGAACTCGCTGGTCAATTAGACGCTTGGAAACTCGACGGCCGTGATGTGTCCATTTTAATTGGTGGCCCTGAAGGGTTAGCCCCAGCCTGTAAAGCGGCGGCCGATCAAAGCTGGTCTTTATCTCCATTAACTCTGCCGCACCCAATGGTTCGCGTGATCATGGCTGAAAGTCTATATCGCGCCTGGAGCGTCACAACTAACCACCCGTACCACCGAGAATAATAAAGAATGAGACGTAAACGTAGCCAAATACGTGATTACACCGCGGAAGCCAAATTGTTTACGCGACGCGCTATTGTTGCGTTTGCGGGCATCATTGTTTTGGTCGGCATTTTGCTGGCGAACCTTTATTACATTCAAGTTGAACAATACCAAGACTACAAAACTCGCTCTAACGATAACCGAATTAAAATTGTCCCGATTGCCCCAAACCGAGGGCTTATTTACGATCGCAATGGAAAGCTATTAGCCTCAAACCGCCCTGTCTTTAGCTTAGAAATCACACCAGAAAAAGTGAAAGATATAGATAAGACCATTGCGGAATTACGTAAAATACTACCAATCACTGATGAACAAATTGAGACATTCCAAAAAGAGCGCACTCACATTCGCCACTACAAACCTGTGCCATTGATGACCCAGTTAAGCGATGAAGATGTGGCCAAGTTTTCGGTAAATCAATATCGCTTCCCTGGCGTAGAAGTCACGGCTGCCCTCAAGCGCTATTACCCATACGGAAAAACCTTAACTCATGTTCTAGGTTATGTGTCTCGTATCAACGACCGTGATATTCAGCGTCTCACCGAAGAAGGTAAAGTCTCTAATTACCAAGCCACCCGTGATATCGGTAAATTAGGTATTGAACGTTATTATGAAGATGTTTTACACGGCACATCTGGCTATAAAGAGGTTGAAGTTAACAGCCGTGGTCGAGTTATTCGTACGCTGAAATACGTGCCACCTATTCCAGGTAAAGACATCGTCTTGAACCTAGATATTGACTTACAACAATATGCTTTTGGATTGATGAATCATCGCCGTGGTTCGATCATTATTTTGGATCCAAAAGACAATGGTGTCCTCGCGATGGTATCCAGCCCAAGTTACGATCCAAACGCTTTCGTTCATGGAATCAGCGGTGAGGCGTATCGAGATTTACTGAATGATCCCAATCGCCCGCTAGTGAACCGTGCAACCTTAGGCATATACCCACCCGCCTCAACAGTGAAGCCATTTATTGCGGTTTCAGCGTTAACTGAAGGTGTAATAACGTCTAAAACCACTCGGAATGACCCTGGTATTTGGTACATTCCGCATGCTCGAAATCATAAAGGCTATCGAGACTGGAGCCGCTGGGGACACGGTGTGGTTGATGTGAAAAAAGCAATTGAAGAGTCTGTTGATACTTTCTTCTATCAAGTTGCTTTTGATATGGGTATCGACCGCTTATCAACTTGGATGAACAAATTCGGTTTTGGTGAATACACTGGCATCGATATTCACGAAGAAAGTAGCGCTAACATGCCAACCCGCGAATGGAAAATGGCTCGCCACCGTACGCCTTGGTATCAAGGTGACACCATTCCTGTTGGTATAGGACAAGGCTACTGGACGGCAACACCAATGCAAATCGCCAAAGCATTATCGGTGTTAGTCTCTCATGGTAAACGACGTGCGCCTCATCTATTGCGAGCCACCATTGATAAGGAACAACCGAATCAAACGCCGGTATTAAGCCCGATTAAGACTTTCCCACCGATTGAAAACGTAAAAGATTCCGATTGGGCCCTAGCGGAAGAAGGTATGCACTTAGTGGCGACAGGCTCCCGAGGCACCGCGAGACGAGCTTTCTATGGTGCTCAATATGAAGCCGCGGTCAAATCAGGTACTGCTCAGGTTTATGGCCTGAAAGAAGGTGAAAAATATAACGCCGATGAAGTGGCAGAACATTTACGTGACCACGCACTGCTCATGGGGTTTGCACCACTGGAAGATCCTAAGTTAATTGTCGCCATGGTATTGGAAAATGCAGGTGGCGGTTCAGGCGTAGGTGGCCCTATCGCCCGTGAAATTTTTGACCATGTGTTAGTCAAGTCAAAGCAGAAAGAAAATAGCGAGGATAAAAAGTAGTATGAAAATGGATCCTGCGACCGGGCAAAATCGGGCTTACTTCGAGCGATTCCATATTGACTTGCCACTATTGCTCGGCATTTTACTGTTAATGGCAATGGGCTTGGTCATTATGTACAGCGCCAGTGGTCAAGACATGGAGCGCATGGATCAACAAGCACTACGCATGTTACTTTCCCTCGGCGTGATGATCGCGGTTGCTCAAATTAACCCACGCACCATGGAAGCCTTTGCGCCCAGCATGTATATCGTCGGGGTTATCTTGCTCTTTGGCGTGCTGTTTTTTGGTGAAACCTCTAAAGGTGCCCAGCGTTGGCTTGATGTTGGTTTTACTCGATTTCAACCGTCTGAGTTTCTTAAACTCGCAGTGCCATTAATGGTAGCGCGGTTCATTGGCAAGCAACCTTTACCGCCCACATTTCGCGTGTTAGCGGCTTCATTAATTTTAGTGTGTTTACCAACCATACTGATAGCGAAGCAACCCGACCTCGGCACATCAATTCTGATCGCGGCATCGGGTATTTTCGTTATCTTCCTCGCCGGCATCAGTTGGAAGATCATCTTTGCTGCCGCAGCGGCCATTGGTGCATTTATTCCGGTATTATGGTTTTTCTTAATGCATGAATACCAAAAAACTCGCGTGCGAACACTCTTTGACCCAGAGTCAGATCCACTGGGAGCGGGTTATCACATTATTCAAAGTAAAATTGCCATTGGCTCAGGCGGGCTAACCGGTAAAGGTTGGCTTCACGGAACACAATCTCAATTAGAATTTGTGCCAGAACGACATACTGACTTTATCTTTGCAGTGATTGCTGAAGAATGGGGTATTATCGGCGTCTCATTATTGCTGGCTGTTTACTTATTCATCATTGCGCGTGGGCTTTACCTCGCAACACAAGCACAAACCGCATTTGGCCGTATGATGGGCGGCAGCGTCGTCCTCAGTTTCTTTGTGTATGTTTTTGTAAATATCGGTATGGTGAGTGGCATTTTGCCTGTCGTAGGTGTACCTTTGCCGCTAATTAGTTACGGTGGCACATCCATGATCACGCTATTGGCGGGTTTCGGTATCCTTATGTCAATTCACACTCATAGAAAAATGCTTTCAAAGGCGAATTAGATTGATGAAAAAATGTTACCGTTATGGCCTATGGATGGCCTTTATGATTTTAGCCGGCTGTTCTTCTTCTCCTGATGAACGCTACAAAATTTCAGACGATGTGGCACCAGAAGATCCTATTTCGGTTGCCAATATTGAAGATGCTCATCCAAAATATGAGCCATTCAGCCGGGGAGGCAATAGCGATTACACCTTACGTGGAAAAAGCTATAAAATCGTAAAAAATCCGACTGGGTTCAGCCAATCCGGTTACGCATCTTGGTATGGCAAAAAGTTTCACGGCCACTTAACCTCAAATGGTGAAGTGTATGACATGTATTCTATGTCTGCCGCGCATAAAACCTTGCCGATTCCTAGCTACGTGAAAGTGACCAACACCGCCAATGGTAAAACCGCGATTGTACGAATCAATGACCGAGGCCCATTTCATGATGGTCGAATTATTGATTTAAGCTACGCAGCCGCTTATAAGCTCGGTGTCTATCAACATGGCACGGCCCCAGTAAAGATTGATTACATTACGGTCAGTAAAACCAAAGTAGACCATGCCTATTCTAGAGAAGAATATCTTATCCAAGTCGCCGCTGTTTCCGATGAAGAAAAAGCGCGAACTTTAGCGGTCAACCTTGGTCAAAAGTACTCGGCACAATATAGTGTGCAAAAACAAAATAAAATGAGCCGCATCATGCTTGGTCCATGGAAAGATCAAAGCAGTGCTAATGAAGTCTTACTTAAACTTAAACAAAATGGTTACCCATCAGCGTTTATGAAGCACCAAACTCGCAAATAAATCGCTATTAGTTAACAATTTCAGCCCTTTATCGTCTTACGGTTAAACGATATTGCCAGTTTTCGTAGACTTTTGATCCATATCTGATTTATAGAAAAGTTTCTGATAGAATACGGAAAATATTCGTTCACCCAAAATTGATTGCATTTATCACATGAAAAATACGGCTAAATATCTCACAACTTTGCTAGTTCCATCATTAG comes from the Vibrio gangliei genome and includes:
- the rodA gene encoding rod shape-determining protein RodA, giving the protein MKMDPATGQNRAYFERFHIDLPLLLGILLLMAMGLVIMYSASGQDMERMDQQALRMLLSLGVMIAVAQINPRTMEAFAPSMYIVGVILLFGVLFFGETSKGAQRWLDVGFTRFQPSEFLKLAVPLMVARFIGKQPLPPTFRVLAASLILVCLPTILIAKQPDLGTSILIAASGIFVIFLAGISWKIIFAAAAAIGAFIPVLWFFLMHEYQKTRVRTLFDPESDPLGAGYHIIQSKIAIGSGGLTGKGWLHGTQSQLEFVPERHTDFIFAVIAEEWGIIGVSLLLAVYLFIIARGLYLATQAQTAFGRMMGGSVVLSFFVYVFVNIGMVSGILPVVGVPLPLISYGGTSMITLLAGFGILMSIHTHRKMLSKAN
- a CDS encoding septal ring lytic transglycosylase RlpA family protein translates to MKKCYRYGLWMAFMILAGCSSSPDERYKISDDVAPEDPISVANIEDAHPKYEPFSRGGNSDYTLRGKSYKIVKNPTGFSQSGYASWYGKKFHGHLTSNGEVYDMYSMSAAHKTLPIPSYVKVTNTANGKTAIVRINDRGPFHDGRIIDLSYAAAYKLGVYQHGTAPVKIDYITVSKTKVDHAYSREEYLIQVAAVSDEEKARTLAVNLGQKYSAQYSVQKQNKMSRIMLGPWKDQSSANEVLLKLKQNGYPSAFMKHQTRK